The Streptomyces sp. NBC_00335 DNA window CCGCATCCAGGCGAGTGCACGGTGTGCTCACGCTCTGCAGCAGTCGACGAGGGCCAACGACGGTTGAGTGTACGTGGTCCGGGCCCTGACGTCGAACAGCACCGTCCGGAGAGCGTCCGTCCGGTAACTGAAACGGAGTGCGGCGCTCGTTTCGCGTCTGGGACGATTGGCCGCATGACCTCTGAAACGCCTTCCGCCGAGCGCCGCGTATCCGCCCGTATCGGTGCCATCTCCGAGTCCGCCACCCTCGCCGTCGACGCCAAGGCCAAGGCCCTCAAGGCCGCCGGGCGTCCGGTGATCGGTTTCGGAGCGGGTGAGCCCGACTTCCCGACCCCGGACTACATCGTCGACGCCGCGGTCGAGGCCTGCCGCAACCCCAAGTACCACCGCTACACCCCGGCCGGCGGTCTGCCCGAGCTGAAGGCCGCCATCGCCGCCAAGACGCTGCGCGACTCCGGCTACGAGGTCGACGCCTCCCAGGTCCTGGTGACCAACGGCGGCAAGCAGGCGATCTACGAGGCGTTCGCGGCCATCCTGGACCCGGGTGACGAGGTCATCGTCCCGGCCCCGTACTGGACCACGTACCCGGAGTCGATCCGTCTCGCCGGCGGTGTCCCGGTCGAGGTCGTCGCCGACGAGACCACCGGTTACCGGGTCTCCGTCGAGCAGCTCGAAGCGGCGCGCACCGAGCGCACGAAGGTCGTCCTCTTCGTCTCCCCGTCGAACCCGACCGGCGCCGTCTACACCGAGGCCGACGCCGAGGCGATCGGCCGCTGGGCCGTCGAGAAGGGCCTGTGGGTCCTGACCGACGAGATCTACGAGCACCTGGTCTACGGCGACGCGAAGTTCGTCTCCCTCCCGGCGATCGTTCCCGAGCTG harbors:
- a CDS encoding pyridoxal phosphate-dependent aminotransferase; this encodes MTSETPSAERRVSARIGAISESATLAVDAKAKALKAAGRPVIGFGAGEPDFPTPDYIVDAAVEACRNPKYHRYTPAGGLPELKAAIAAKTLRDSGYEVDASQVLVTNGGKQAIYEAFAAILDPGDEVIVPAPYWTTYPESIRLAGGVPVEVVADETTGYRVSVEQLEAARTERTKVVLFVSPSNPTGAVYTEADAEAIGRWAVEKGLWVLTDEIYEHLVYGDAKFVSLPAIVPELADKCIIVNGVAKTYAMTGWRVGWVIGPKDVVKAATNLQSHATSNVSNVAQVAALAAVSGNLDAVHEMRTAFDRRRQTMVRMLNEIDGVFCPTPEGAFYVYPAVKDVLGKEIRGKRPQTSVELAALILDEAEVAVVPGEAFGTPGYLRLSYALGDEDLVEGVSRIQKLLAEAKA